In a single window of the Bos taurus isolate L1 Dominette 01449 registration number 42190680 breed Hereford chromosome 23, ARS-UCD2.0, whole genome shotgun sequence genome:
- the COL21A1 gene encoding collagen alpha-1(XXI) chain isoform X3: MAHQVSLEPQDLRGLKANLDFKGCLGLLGSRESQERWVPQENQDTWVYLEFKGKRGTKEIKVKGAFRVKREKMEDQGFQDSREFKAITVQKERYMGEKGEPGARGATGAKGESGVDGQMGPPGPQGPPGQPGDPGPPGMDGKPGREFSEQFIRQVCTDVLRAQLPVLLQSGRIQSCDHCQPQHGSPGIPGPPGPMGPEGPRGFPGLPGRDGVPGLMGAPGRPGVKGLKGLPGRNGAKGSQGLGYPGAQGPPGPPGPEGPPGISKEGPPGDPGLPGKDGDHGKPGIQGQPGAPGICDPSLCFSVIVGRDPFRKGPNY, from the exons ATGGCTCACCAGGTCAGCCTGGAGCCCCAGGATCTaag GGGACTAAAGGCGAACCTGGACTTCAAGGGCTGCCTGGGGCTTCTGGGCTCAAG GGAGAGCCAGGAGCGGTGGGTCCCCCAGGAGAACCAGGATACCTGGGTTTACCTGGAATTCAAGGGAAAAAG GGGGACAAAGGAAATCAAGGTGAAAGGGGCATTCAG ggTCAAAAGGGAGAAAATGGAAGACCAGGGATTCCAGGattccag ggaaTTCAAGGCCATCACGGTGCAAAAGGAGAGGTAT ATGGGTGAAAAGGGAGAGCCTGGTGCCCGAGGTGCCACTGGAGCCAAAGGAGAGTCTGGGGTGGATGGTCAGATGGGGCCCCCGGGCCCCCAGGGGCCCCCTGGGCAACCAGGTGATCCGGGCCCCCCAGGAATGGATGGGAAGCCG GGGAGAGAATTTTCAGAACAGTTTATTCGACAAGTTTGCACTGATGTATTAAGAG CCCAGTTACCTGTCTTACTTCAAAGTGGAAGAATTCAAAGCTGTGATCATTGCCAGCCCCAGCACGGCTCCCCTGGTATTCCAGGGCCACCTGGTCCCATGGGCCCAGAAGGTCCCCGAGGATTCCCTGGTTTGCCAGGAAGAGATGGTGTTCCCGGATTAATGGGAGCTCCAGGACGCCCAGGTGTCAAAGGATTAAAAG GCCTCCCTGGACGGAACGGGGCAAAGGGGAGCCAAGGACTTGGGTACCCTGGAGCACAAGGTCCTCCTGGTCCCCCAG GTCCAGAGGGCCCCCCTGGAATAAGCAAAGAAGGTCCTCCTGGAGACCCAGGCCTCCCCGGCAAAGATGGAGACCACGGAAAACCCGGAATCCAAGGACAGCCAGGCGCCCCGGGCATCTGTGATCCATCGCTGTGTTTTAGTGTCATTGTTGGAAGAGACCCCTTTCGAAAAGGACCAAACTATTAG